One window from the genome of Haloarcula sp. CBA1127 encodes:
- the pglX gene encoding BREX-5 system adenine-specific DNA-methyltransferase PglX → MDGNALGPRKAQLDKEEREHLEAVVTEMRDRIEANVRYQLEAYDLADRPDDASLSEAQKTLVEAIELEAADSHSWEEAHEQYITGVGYTVVNRLAALRCMEVRDFIDDEVTAFRDDGLTPAADRLVTEEFMLEEEAVLEAYRDACDKLAAEIEILFDRSTAYSLIDPDDDTYEALCGMLDEVPDEVWRADDVLGWVYEYYNRPVVEALDAKNTLGPEDVGPANQFYTPHWVVRMLTDNSLGKLYLEATGQDSAVPEPESLSPEERKERLVTPEDSPTVPELCTYLIPDEEAGDAPEFDHPSELRVIDPACGSGHFLLYAFDVLERIWWAETDLDRAEIPAKVLEHNLYGVDIDLRSCQLSAFNLYLKARTRTEEEDGQFEMPNVDIVCADARVAEVEEGAKVLDEITGEGTDLRDALSEIIDTFQHTEALGSLLDVSGTLEDVFESGQTDLSDWGDGTHQSLNSFLKALREAVGERSSDSFGEQNLKSFLNLLVVLSQAYDVALMNPPYGSGGRMPDTVQEYIEENGNYKYTTEYYINFFEACDRLAKADGRTGMLVPWSFMFNKSFQTFREDFVGGRGAFDFFSEFGYDILDNATVGTVGTVVRSEADSGQTGTFIRLPDVAKGEKEGEFIRASFDGSETGVKRLYHRNLSEFAMVPGTPLSYWVSRDLRSIYQSDTVLDADNAGLDERETLGDIKQGTATADDSRFVHTFWEDRGAEWVPFAKGGADAWLLPRIKNTLLWGEDGTEVDRYPKSYPRNTDAYFNESLTYTVAKRSGRRFGYLHDSSVFGHKGSVLIPDRAIWNALSYTNSHLFTYLMLAQTSERMWEVGFVSKVPWRKELEDIDELATLSREAVGHLISKRQYDFVSPHYDGPVLLDALGVDDPLPQYDHPHRELRDELSLDSPAQTVSTADSLNQVGTAAAKHLARVEQSLQSCANDIDDAVFDCFDITDAQRETILQEIALRTIEDPREQEAYDPAAISEPASDFPEQVKDLLLHFTLRAINDTDDGIIPLSEIDGTDDLLTHIEAEFERVWGEHATDRLAEADAVLGNRSASDEAYPNLRAWLEDDLFEYHVTEFDRTPILWRLSSERLVSDATDEGFGCLVDYHQLDASIFDRLQNQYLEPRRTHLRERQAAANSRRNDESLSTSERATAAEEYDQCENGLEQLSAFEERLGDLSQTNPRDWPSVNQERAAEAAERVAEFRERTAARLDTLETLADLKDVDMADLFSPSFYETVQENKDEWVDALDDLQTAFEAYAEAGSEPVEAHLYDLFEYYDDLVGSTHYASNGILFMTYYFEQFEDAEQSQIGDSDVAERQRLLAELAADVDEYRQLADEIAANCDEVTTEISSDWKERALSEVVTAGYQPNHKHGVAINITPLAEQDIVPEVVADRVL, encoded by the coding sequence ATGGACGGGAACGCTCTGGGCCCGCGAAAGGCGCAACTCGACAAGGAAGAGCGCGAACATCTCGAAGCTGTCGTCACCGAGATGCGAGACCGTATCGAGGCGAACGTTCGCTACCAGCTCGAAGCGTATGATCTGGCAGACCGCCCTGATGACGCGTCGCTGAGCGAGGCACAGAAAACCCTCGTGGAAGCTATCGAGCTCGAAGCTGCCGATAGCCACAGCTGGGAGGAGGCCCACGAGCAGTACATTACGGGCGTTGGCTACACGGTCGTCAATCGGCTAGCCGCGCTTCGCTGCATGGAGGTTCGGGACTTCATCGACGACGAAGTGACGGCCTTCCGCGACGACGGCCTCACGCCGGCCGCCGACCGGCTAGTCACCGAAGAGTTCATGCTCGAAGAGGAGGCCGTCCTCGAAGCCTATCGGGACGCGTGCGACAAACTGGCCGCGGAGATCGAGATTCTCTTCGACCGCTCGACCGCCTACAGCCTGATCGACCCTGACGACGACACCTATGAAGCCCTCTGTGGAATGCTGGACGAGGTTCCCGACGAGGTCTGGCGGGCCGACGACGTGCTGGGCTGGGTCTACGAGTACTACAACCGTCCCGTCGTCGAAGCACTCGACGCGAAGAACACGCTCGGACCGGAAGACGTGGGGCCGGCGAACCAGTTCTACACACCCCATTGGGTCGTCCGAATGCTCACCGACAACTCGCTCGGCAAGCTCTATCTCGAAGCCACAGGGCAGGACTCGGCGGTACCGGAACCAGAGTCGCTCAGTCCCGAGGAGCGCAAGGAACGCTTGGTCACGCCGGAGGACAGCCCGACCGTTCCCGAACTCTGTACGTACCTTATCCCGGACGAAGAGGCCGGAGATGCGCCGGAGTTCGACCATCCCTCGGAACTGCGGGTCATCGACCCGGCCTGTGGGAGCGGCCATTTCCTGCTGTATGCGTTCGACGTACTAGAGCGCATCTGGTGGGCCGAGACCGATCTTGACCGCGCCGAGATTCCGGCGAAGGTTCTCGAACATAATCTCTACGGCGTCGACATCGACCTGCGCTCGTGTCAGCTCTCGGCGTTCAATCTGTATCTGAAGGCCCGGACACGTACCGAAGAGGAAGACGGCCAGTTCGAAATGCCCAACGTCGACATCGTCTGTGCGGACGCCCGCGTGGCGGAGGTCGAGGAAGGCGCAAAAGTACTGGACGAGATCACCGGCGAAGGGACTGACCTGCGCGATGCGCTGAGCGAGATCATCGACACGTTCCAGCACACGGAAGCTCTTGGGAGTCTGCTCGACGTGAGTGGGACACTCGAAGACGTGTTCGAGAGCGGGCAGACGGACCTCTCCGATTGGGGTGACGGAACACACCAGTCACTGAACTCCTTCTTGAAGGCACTTCGAGAAGCCGTTGGTGAGCGGTCGTCAGATTCGTTCGGCGAACAGAACCTCAAGAGTTTCCTGAATCTGCTGGTAGTGCTAAGCCAAGCGTACGACGTGGCGCTGATGAACCCGCCGTATGGTTCGGGGGGACGAATGCCGGACACCGTGCAGGAATACATCGAAGAGAACGGGAATTACAAATATACGACGGAGTACTACATCAACTTCTTCGAGGCGTGTGATCGGCTGGCGAAGGCCGACGGACGCACGGGGATGCTCGTCCCGTGGTCGTTCATGTTCAACAAGTCCTTCCAGACCTTTCGGGAGGATTTCGTCGGTGGAAGAGGTGCGTTCGACTTCTTCTCGGAGTTCGGATACGACATCCTCGACAACGCAACCGTCGGCACTGTCGGGACTGTTGTTCGCTCCGAGGCAGACAGCGGCCAAACAGGGACGTTCATCCGCCTCCCGGATGTCGCAAAGGGTGAGAAGGAAGGGGAATTCATCCGCGCGTCTTTCGATGGTTCTGAAACCGGTGTCAAACGACTCTATCATCGAAACCTTTCCGAGTTTGCGATGGTTCCCGGCACGCCGCTTTCCTATTGGGTGTCACGAGACCTGCGAAGTATCTATCAGTCCGATACCGTTCTTGACGCGGATAATGCGGGCTTAGACGAACGGGAGACGCTGGGTGACATCAAACAGGGTACCGCAACCGCAGACGATTCCCGGTTCGTCCATACGTTCTGGGAAGACAGGGGCGCTGAATGGGTCCCGTTTGCGAAGGGGGGCGCTGATGCGTGGCTGTTGCCTCGAATAAAGAACACCCTCCTGTGGGGCGAAGACGGGACGGAAGTCGATAGATACCCGAAATCCTACCCCCGCAATACAGACGCCTACTTCAACGAATCATTGACGTACACCGTCGCAAAGCGAAGCGGCCGGAGGTTTGGGTATCTCCACGATTCGTCCGTCTTCGGTCACAAGGGCTCGGTGCTGATTCCGGACCGGGCTATCTGGAACGCCCTCTCGTACACGAATAGCCATCTATTCACTTACTTAATGCTTGCACAGACCTCCGAGCGAATGTGGGAGGTCGGATTTGTCTCGAAGGTTCCGTGGCGAAAAGAACTCGAAGACATTGACGAACTGGCCACCCTCTCCCGGGAAGCCGTCGGACACCTCATCTCGAAGCGGCAGTACGACTTCGTGTCGCCGCATTACGATGGGCCTGTCCTGCTCGATGCACTCGGTGTCGATGACCCACTACCGCAGTACGATCATCCACACCGCGAACTTCGAGACGAGCTTTCTCTCGATAGCCCGGCACAAACTGTGTCCACGGCAGACTCGCTCAATCAGGTCGGAACAGCCGCCGCGAAACACTTGGCGCGAGTCGAGCAAAGCCTCCAGTCCTGTGCGAACGACATCGACGATGCCGTCTTCGATTGTTTCGACATTACCGATGCGCAGCGCGAAACGATCCTTCAGGAGATCGCGCTCCGAACTATCGAAGATCCACGCGAACAGGAGGCGTATGATCCAGCAGCCATCTCAGAGCCAGCTAGCGACTTCCCGGAACAGGTCAAAGACCTCCTGCTCCATTTCACGCTCCGGGCGATCAACGACACCGATGACGGCATTATCCCCCTCTCTGAAATCGACGGCACGGACGACCTTCTGACCCACATCGAGGCGGAGTTCGAACGTGTCTGGGGCGAGCACGCAACCGACCGCCTCGCGGAAGCCGACGCGGTACTCGGGAACCGAAGTGCGAGTGACGAAGCGTACCCGAACCTTCGGGCGTGGCTCGAAGACGACCTGTTCGAGTACCACGTCACGGAGTTCGACCGGACGCCGATCCTCTGGCGGCTCTCGAGCGAGCGACTCGTTTCCGACGCCACGGACGAGGGCTTCGGCTGCCTCGTCGATTACCATCAATTGGACGCGAGCATCTTCGACCGTCTGCAAAACCAGTATCTCGAACCGCGGCGGACGCACCTCCGCGAACGGCAGGCGGCGGCAAACAGCCGTCGTAACGACGAATCGCTCTCGACTTCCGAACGAGCCACCGCCGCCGAGGAGTACGACCAGTGTGAGAACGGCCTCGAACAGCTCAGTGCGTTCGAAGAACGGCTTGGCGACCTTTCGCAGACCAACCCGCGTGACTGGCCCAGCGTGAATCAGGAACGCGCGGCCGAGGCAGCCGAACGCGTGGCGGAGTTCCGTGAGCGGACAGCAGCACGGCTAGACACTCTCGAAACCCTCGCCGATCTGAAGGACGTGGATATGGCAGATCTGTTCAGTCCCTCGTTCTACGAAACCGTACAGGAGAACAAAGACGAGTGGGTCGATGCGCTCGACGACCTACAGACTGCCTTCGAAGCATACGCCGAGGCTGGTTCCGAACCCGTCGAAGCTCACCTCTATGACCTCTTCGAGTACTACGACGATCTCGTCGGCTCCACACACTACGCGAGCAACGGGATCCTGTTCATGACGTACTACTTCGAACAGTTCGAGGATGCCGAGCAGTCACAGATCGGAGATAGCGATGTCGCCGAGCGGCAGCGACTGCTCGCAGAACTCGCGGCCGACGTTGACGAGTATCGGCAACTTGCCGACGAAATCGCCGCAAACTGCGACGAGGTTACGACCGAGATCTCCAGCGATTGGAAAGAGCGGGCGCTCTCAGAAGTCGTGACTGCGGGCTACCAGCCCAACCACAAACACGGCGTCGCGATCAACATCACGCCGCTGGCTGAGCAAGACATCGTCCCGGAAGTAGTTGCAGACAGAGTACTCTGA
- the pglZ gene encoding BREX-5 system phosphatase PglZ: MQATQTLPEAAKDTIRSEFDRAESADPIVLWWDDGNYLEDIIEQACDELGVHLKVAKETPLELRADPVDGEQVWYVPHVKEPEDTEGDFDWFRDVEHTGGEVEMSIEDLTIHAFERGQLDAWELKTTTRSDDPAKRREIARILHDQLTGGQLPTLEQLRTRIVTGGYTDPVAFVLENGWGDIDDSPDTIEQMQDLLTSEGVDAVASEDEPAGIVAATRRWAVAEWLIHAGVDAERFPTAFRAETAGDHDLPELKSLLNNTTSAGLIADRYLGEATWPDIVADVDEPWELADCLVDAALERRLWEAWHASFDAGDYEACLTRAEERYDALLGSEDFRGTYRGAYGPDSPWTQTWEQAAEVARLAHQLETWDERATDDVVSLYADPDDGTWQIDNAMLNLVVAGAPESDLPADHPAVATLDDLRTHLQSEYVEYLEALGDRVTETVEAGAPFVDEDHSYQFFTKESDGLESGQTVALFVIDALRLDLARRLADELRDYVATLPADAPEFAVDEDVWLGTLPSETEFGKAALTPGEIQMFDVSLVDGELQPLRNNRKVNTNRRNSLLHGDGWTVTRDTEDGWQSTRVAYFKNDLDDIGEKELSDLEAMLARRVDSLAEFIGTKLEQGEWDQAYVLTDHGFVLLPDSASPEKISRPMEASDSGRRWIAGEDVDADSPGVLLDSSTRLGYLDANVSVLASPLKRFKKQGLGDARFYHGGLLPQEFVLDFISITQG; this comes from the coding sequence ATGCAAGCAACACAAACGCTCCCTGAAGCCGCGAAAGACACCATCCGAAGCGAGTTCGACCGGGCCGAATCAGCAGACCCCATCGTCCTCTGGTGGGACGACGGGAACTACCTCGAAGACATCATCGAGCAAGCCTGCGACGAACTCGGCGTGCATCTGAAAGTCGCCAAGGAGACGCCGCTGGAACTCCGTGCCGACCCAGTCGACGGCGAACAGGTCTGGTACGTCCCACACGTCAAGGAGCCCGAAGACACCGAGGGTGACTTCGACTGGTTCCGCGACGTCGAGCACACGGGCGGCGAGGTGGAGATGAGCATCGAAGACCTCACCATCCACGCGTTCGAGCGCGGGCAACTCGACGCGTGGGAGCTGAAAACCACGACGCGGTCGGACGACCCCGCAAAGCGCCGCGAGATCGCGCGGATTCTCCACGACCAGCTCACCGGCGGCCAGCTCCCGACGCTCGAACAGCTCCGCACGCGGATCGTCACCGGCGGCTACACCGATCCGGTCGCGTTCGTGCTGGAGAACGGCTGGGGCGACATCGACGACAGCCCCGACACGATCGAGCAGATGCAGGACTTGCTGACCAGCGAGGGTGTCGACGCGGTCGCCAGCGAGGACGAACCCGCGGGGATCGTCGCGGCGACGCGTCGGTGGGCCGTCGCCGAGTGGCTGATCCACGCTGGTGTCGATGCCGAACGGTTCCCGACGGCGTTCCGCGCCGAGACGGCCGGCGATCACGATCTCCCCGAACTCAAGTCGCTGTTGAACAACACCACCTCGGCCGGTCTCATCGCCGACCGCTATCTCGGCGAAGCGACCTGGCCCGACATCGTCGCGGACGTCGACGAGCCGTGGGAACTCGCGGATTGTCTCGTCGACGCCGCGCTCGAACGGCGTCTCTGGGAGGCGTGGCACGCATCCTTCGACGCCGGCGACTACGAGGCGTGTCTCACGCGCGCGGAGGAGCGCTACGACGCCCTCCTTGGCAGCGAGGACTTCCGTGGCACCTACCGCGGTGCCTACGGTCCGGACAGTCCGTGGACGCAGACGTGGGAGCAGGCCGCGGAGGTCGCCCGCCTCGCACACCAGCTCGAGACGTGGGACGAGAGAGCCACCGACGACGTTGTCTCACTGTACGCTGACCCGGACGACGGAACGTGGCAGATCGACAATGCGATGCTCAACCTCGTCGTCGCCGGCGCACCCGAGTCCGACCTCCCTGCCGACCATCCTGCCGTCGCTACCCTCGACGACCTCCGGACACACCTCCAGTCGGAATACGTCGAGTACCTCGAAGCCCTCGGAGACCGCGTCACCGAAACTGTCGAGGCCGGCGCTCCGTTCGTCGACGAGGACCACTCCTATCAGTTCTTCACGAAGGAATCCGACGGCCTCGAAAGCGGCCAGACGGTCGCACTGTTTGTCATCGACGCCCTCCGACTCGACCTCGCACGCCGACTCGCGGACGAGTTACGCGACTACGTGGCGACGCTCCCGGCCGACGCCCCCGAGTTCGCCGTCGACGAAGACGTCTGGCTCGGGACGCTGCCCTCAGAGACTGAGTTCGGGAAAGCCGCACTCACGCCGGGAGAGATCCAGATGTTCGACGTCTCGCTGGTCGACGGTGAGTTACAGCCCCTTCGAAACAACCGAAAGGTAAACACGAATCGACGGAACTCGCTGTTGCACGGCGACGGCTGGACAGTCACTCGCGACACGGAGGACGGCTGGCAGTCGACGCGTGTCGCCTACTTCAAAAACGACCTCGACGACATCGGCGAGAAGGAACTCAGCGATCTCGAGGCGATGCTGGCCCGACGCGTCGACTCGCTCGCGGAGTTCATCGGTACGAAGCTCGAACAGGGAGAGTGGGACCAGGCATACGTGCTGACCGATCACGGGTTCGTCCTGCTCCCAGACAGCGCGTCACCGGAGAAGATCTCACGGCCGATGGAGGCGTCAGACTCCGGTCGGCGATGGATTGCCGGCGAGGACGTAGACGCGGATTCACCCGGCGTGCTACTCGACTCCAGCACCCGACTGGGGTATCTCGACGCTAACGTCAGCGTCCTTGCGAGCCCGCTCAAGCGGTTCAAAAAGCAGGGCCTCGGGGACGCACGGTTCTACCACGGTGGCCTGCTCCCACAGGAGTTCGTGCTCGATTTCATCAGCATCACGCAGGGGTAG
- a CDS encoding helicase-related protein, whose product MTESSFSPGQRVLLNGTPAEVIKTRTVGEIEYLRAYIDGEGVKTVCLDDVAIQPQQSGIEELANQRIDDLHPDHDAVAAQWFDLRTQATKLKLAHEQGQLLSISNSLVRLEPYQLDAVNWVMQKLRQRALIGDDVGLGKTIEAGLVLKELAARNRADRVLFVVPAHLQKKWIRDMDRFFDIDLTVADRAWVDGERRRLGEEANIWAQDQQRLVTSMAFLRQDEFRPALRDAFWDVVVVDEAHKAAKRGESPSKTARMIDTVTGNSDSLLLLSATPHDGKGEAFRSLVEYIDPFLVAENQELSQETVDRVMIRRGKTDIYDEDGERVFPDREVNSVSVSMTHDERQFYRAVTDYVKNVYNRSEKLNEPAVGFAMALMQKRLVSSVGAIHATLRRRLDDLLDEEAETDGLSEEARAYLDGEDLDEDDKQHAEDEIAGLTVTSTDEQLQEEIDTLRDLVSLAEDLPIDSKAQKVRRFISQLLEEQPEEKLLLFTEYRDTLDYLLEFVQDEPWADEILVIHGDVDKDERTRIEDEFNHGQSRLLFATDAASEGIDLQHSCHIMANYELPWNPNRLEQRIGRIHRYGQEEEVKVWNFLFDDTRESEIFEMLQTKVEEIRSQLGNTADVLGILDDIDVDSLIMESIENDEPPSATKAELEEMIEERQRTLEEWYERSLVDTSTFDAESRRQIQQVVDESEDVYGSEGDIREFFERAVEAFGGEFEKRGTNLYQAELPDGINSPGQDATFGPFTFDRDFAMDHEDITYLAPDTDVLQRLMARVLEDERGEVGLKLLPFIDTPGITYNYRVAFEDGTGDVIREETIPVFVDAAQEDAQQALGERVVEGNSVAAKPDADDLRTVLDTQSDLRTAADRYVSVRVNEIKNHLQEKRHEETARELENLEAYAQAERERIESFIEEYERKADAGSDMDIAIRGQQERLEQLEDRIETRREELRRREQIISLAPEVENYCLTLPL is encoded by the coding sequence ATGACGGAGTCTTCATTCTCGCCTGGGCAACGAGTCCTTCTCAACGGAACGCCGGCTGAAGTCATCAAAACACGGACGGTCGGCGAGATCGAATATTTGAGAGCGTATATCGACGGCGAAGGCGTCAAGACTGTCTGTCTCGACGATGTAGCGATTCAGCCACAGCAGTCCGGCATCGAGGAGCTGGCCAACCAGCGAATCGACGACCTTCACCCGGATCACGATGCGGTCGCAGCGCAGTGGTTCGACCTCCGGACGCAGGCGACGAAACTCAAACTCGCTCACGAACAGGGACAGCTCTTGAGCATCTCGAACTCGCTCGTTCGACTGGAGCCGTATCAGCTTGACGCCGTAAACTGGGTGATGCAGAAGCTCCGGCAGCGGGCGCTTATCGGTGACGACGTCGGGCTTGGGAAAACGATAGAGGCGGGACTCGTCCTCAAGGAACTCGCTGCACGGAATCGCGCCGACCGCGTTCTGTTCGTCGTTCCCGCCCACCTCCAGAAGAAATGGATCCGGGATATGGACCGCTTCTTCGACATCGACCTGACCGTGGCAGACCGCGCGTGGGTGGACGGTGAGCGCCGTCGGCTCGGCGAGGAGGCTAACATCTGGGCCCAAGACCAGCAACGGCTCGTCACCAGCATGGCGTTCCTGCGACAGGACGAGTTTCGGCCTGCACTCCGGGACGCGTTCTGGGACGTTGTCGTGGTCGACGAGGCACACAAGGCTGCAAAGCGGGGAGAGTCACCGAGCAAGACGGCACGGATGATTGATACCGTCACGGGGAACTCCGACTCGCTGCTGCTTCTCAGCGCGACGCCACACGACGGGAAGGGCGAGGCGTTCCGCTCGCTCGTGGAGTACATCGACCCGTTCCTCGTCGCCGAAAACCAGGAACTCTCACAGGAGACAGTCGACCGCGTAATGATCCGTCGCGGGAAGACCGACATCTACGACGAGGACGGTGAACGTGTCTTTCCAGACCGGGAGGTCAACTCGGTCTCGGTTTCGATGACGCACGACGAGCGGCAGTTCTACCGGGCGGTCACCGACTACGTCAAAAACGTCTACAACCGCTCGGAGAAGCTGAACGAACCCGCAGTCGGGTTCGCGATGGCGCTCATGCAGAAACGGCTGGTGAGCAGCGTCGGCGCGATTCACGCGACGCTCCGTCGACGACTGGACGACCTCCTCGACGAGGAGGCGGAAACGGACGGTCTGTCCGAGGAAGCACGAGCCTACCTCGATGGCGAGGACCTAGACGAGGACGACAAGCAGCACGCGGAAGACGAAATCGCCGGTCTGACCGTCACCAGCACCGACGAACAGCTCCAAGAAGAGATCGATACCCTCCGCGACCTCGTCTCGCTGGCGGAGGATTTACCGATCGACTCCAAGGCTCAGAAAGTCAGACGGTTCATCTCCCAACTCCTCGAGGAGCAACCGGAGGAAAAACTCCTGTTGTTCACGGAATACCGCGATACGCTGGACTACCTTCTCGAATTCGTGCAAGACGAGCCGTGGGCCGACGAGATTCTCGTGATTCACGGCGACGTTGACAAAGACGAACGGACCCGGATCGAAGACGAATTCAATCACGGCCAGTCACGACTCCTGTTCGCAACCGATGCAGCGAGTGAGGGGATCGACCTCCAGCACAGCTGTCACATCATGGCTAACTACGAGCTTCCGTGGAACCCGAACCGCCTCGAACAGCGGATCGGACGCATCCATCGCTACGGACAGGAAGAGGAGGTCAAGGTCTGGAACTTCCTCTTCGACGACACCCGCGAGAGTGAGATCTTCGAGATGCTCCAAACCAAGGTCGAGGAGATCCGGTCTCAGCTCGGAAACACAGCGGACGTGCTTGGCATCCTCGACGACATCGACGTGGACTCACTCATCATGGAGTCCATTGAGAACGACGAACCGCCGAGTGCGACCAAAGCGGAACTCGAGGAGATGATCGAGGAGCGTCAGCGAACGCTCGAGGAGTGGTACGAGCGGAGCCTCGTCGATACGAGCACCTTCGACGCGGAGAGCCGCCGGCAGATACAGCAGGTCGTCGACGAGTCAGAGGACGTCTACGGAAGCGAGGGAGACATCCGCGAGTTCTTCGAACGAGCAGTCGAAGCCTTCGGCGGAGAATTCGAGAAGCGCGGCACCAACCTCTATCAAGCCGAGCTACCGGACGGGATCAATTCGCCCGGCCAAGACGCGACCTTCGGCCCGTTCACGTTCGACCGCGACTTCGCGATGGATCACGAGGACATCACCTATCTCGCACCCGATACGGACGTCCTGCAACGGCTCATGGCACGCGTGTTGGAGGACGAGCGCGGTGAAGTCGGACTCAAACTTCTTCCGTTCATCGACACGCCGGGAATTACCTATAACTATCGCGTAGCGTTCGAGGACGGCACCGGCGACGTGATTCGTGAGGAGACCATCCCCGTCTTCGTCGATGCTGCGCAAGAGGACGCCCAACAGGCGCTCGGTGAGCGTGTGGTCGAGGGCAACTCGGTAGCAGCAAAGCCCGACGCCGACGACCTTCGGACGGTTCTCGACACTCAGTCCGACTTACGGACGGCTGCCGATCGCTATGTGAGCGTGCGGGTCAACGAGATCAAGAACCATCTTCAGGAGAAGCGTCACGAGGAGACCGCTCGGGAGCTGGAGAATCTCGAGGCGTACGCACAGGCGGAACGAGAACGGATCGAGTCCTTCATTGAGGAGTACGAGCGCAAAGCCGACGCCGGCTCGGACATGGATATCGCAATCCGTGGCCAACAGGAGCGTCTCGAACAGCTCGAGGACAGAATCGAAACCCGTCGCGAAGAACTCCGACGTCGAGAGCAGATCATCTCCCTTGCGCCCGAGGTTGAGAACTACTGTTTGACGCTTCCACTCTGA